Proteins found in one Zea mays cultivar B73 chromosome 1, Zm-B73-REFERENCE-NAM-5.0, whole genome shotgun sequence genomic segment:
- the LOC100283487 gene encoding Magnesium transporter MRS2-I isoform 1 (isoform 1 is encoded by transcript variant 1), translated as MAAAGAGTGSEGKKRGASRSWILLDAAGEEQLLDADKYAIMRRVDINARDLRILDPLLSYPSTILGRERAIVLNLEHIKAIITSNEVLLRDPSDENVIPVVEELHRRLAPSSATQHDGKENLSGQHDVEGAEEDESPFEFRALEVTLEAICSFLDARTTELETDAYPALDELTSKISSRNLDRVRKLKSGMTRLTARVQKVRDELEQLLDDDDDMADLYLSRKLAGASSPVSGSGGPNWFPASPTIGSKISRASRASAATVHGNENDVEELEMLLEAYFMQVDGTLNKLTTLREYIDDTEDYINIQLDNHRNQLIQLELFLSSGTVCLSLYSLVAGVFGMNIPYTWNDGHGYIFKWVVLVSGLFCAFIFVSIVAYARHKGLVGS; from the exons ATGGCTGCGGCGGGGGCAGGGACCGGGAGCGAGGGGAAGAAGCGGGGCGCGTCGCGGAGCTGGATCCTGCTCGACGCGGCCGGGGAGGAGCAGCTGCTGGACGCCGATAAGTACGCCATCATGCGCCGCGTCGACATCAACGCGCGCGACCTCCGCATCCTCGACCCGCTGCTATCCTACCCCTCCACAATCCTCGGGCGCGAGCGTGCCATCGTCCTCAATCTCGAG CATATAAAGGCGATCATCACTTCCAACGAG GTTCTGCTTAGGGATCCTTCTGATGAGAATGTAATCCCTGTAGTAGAGGAGCTCCATAGGCGGTTAGCACCATCGAGTGCTACTCAGCATGATGGAAAAGAGAACTTAAGTGGCCAGCATGATGTAGAAGGGGCAGAAGAAGATG AATCTCCTTTTGAGTTCCGTGCATTGGAGGTTACTCTGGAAGCAATCTGCAGTTTCCTTGATGCACGCACTACTGAGCTTGAGACCGATGCTTACCCAGCTTTGGATGAGTTGACATCCAAG ATCAGCAGCCGCAACTTGGATAGGGTACGTAAGTTAAAAAGCGGGATGACAAGATTGACCGCAAGGGTTCAGAAG GTGAGAGATGAGCTTGAACAATTATTGGATGACGACGATGACATGGCTGATCTTTATTTGTCTAGAAAGTTGGCTGGGGCATCTTCCCCTGTCAGTGGTTCTGGTGGACCAAATTGGTTCCCTGCCTCCCCAACTATTGGTTCAAAAATATCAAGAGCAAGCAGAGCCAGTGCAGCTACTGTGCATGGAAATGAGAATGATGTTGAAGAGCTAGAGATGTTGCTGGAG GCATATTTCATGCAAGTTGATGGCACATTAAACAAATTGACAACG TTGAGAGAGTACATCGATGACACGGAAGATTACATCAATATCCAG CTTGATAACCACCGTAATCAGTTGATTCAG CTAGAGTTATTCTTGAGTTCTGGTACCGTCTGTCTGTCGCTGTACTCATTAGTTGCTGGAGTCTTTGGTATGAATATTCCGTATACCTGGAATGACGGCCACGGATACATCTTCAAATGG GTGGTTCTTGTATCAGGGCTTTTTTGTGCCTTTATATTTGTCTCCATTGTTGCTTACGCACGACACAAGGGGCTCGTCGGATCCTGA
- the LOC103643991 gene encoding two-component response regulator ORR41, which translates to MAGAAAERKVIRVLLVEDEEIHRVLARALLRSACGGVELHEAGTGAEAVRRVRDGGAAAAYDLIITDWKMPVMDGHEATRQIRAMGVTTPIVGLSSDTLPPDVDAFIKAGADDFTPKPLSKEKLVRILTKFHLA; encoded by the exons ATGGCTGGCGCGGCGGCGGAGCGCAAGGTGATCAGGGTCCTCCTCGTCGAGGACGAGGAGATCCACAGG GTTCTGGCGAGGGCGCTGCTGAGGTCGGCCTGCGGCGGCGTGGAGCTGCACGaggcggggacgggcgccgaggCGGTGCGGCGCGTGCGGGatggcggcgccgccgccgcctacgACCTCATCATCACCGACTGGAAGATGCCCGTCATGGACGGCCACGAG GCGACGCGGCAGATTAGGGCGATGGGCGTGACAACGCCGATCGTCGGGCTGTCCAGCGACACCCTCCCGCCAGACGTCGACGCGTTCATCAAGGCCGGGGCCGACGACTTCACCCCCAAG CCTCTGTCCAAGGAGAAGCTCGTCCGTATCCTTACCAAGTTCCATCTCGCTTAG
- the LOC100283487 gene encoding magnesium transporter MRS2-I isoform X2 — protein sequence MAAAGAGTGSEGKKRGASRSWILLDAAGEEQLLDADKYAIMRRVDINARDLRILDPLLSYPSTILGRERAIVLNLEHIKAIITSNEVLLRDPSDENVIPVVEELHRRLAPSSATQHDGKENLSGQHDVEGAEEDESPFEFRALEVTLEAICSFLDARTTELETDAYPALDELTSKISSRNLDRVRKLKSGMTRLTARVQKVRDELEQLLDDDDDMADLYLSRKLAGASSPVSGSGGPNWFPASPTIGSKISRASRASAATVHGNENDVEELEMLLEAYFMQVDGTLNKLTTLREYIDDTEDYINIQLELFLSSGTVCLSLYSLVAGVFGMNIPYTWNDGHGYIFKWVVLVSGLFCAFIFVSIVAYARHKGLVGS from the exons ATGGCTGCGGCGGGGGCAGGGACCGGGAGCGAGGGGAAGAAGCGGGGCGCGTCGCGGAGCTGGATCCTGCTCGACGCGGCCGGGGAGGAGCAGCTGCTGGACGCCGATAAGTACGCCATCATGCGCCGCGTCGACATCAACGCGCGCGACCTCCGCATCCTCGACCCGCTGCTATCCTACCCCTCCACAATCCTCGGGCGCGAGCGTGCCATCGTCCTCAATCTCGAG CATATAAAGGCGATCATCACTTCCAACGAG GTTCTGCTTAGGGATCCTTCTGATGAGAATGTAATCCCTGTAGTAGAGGAGCTCCATAGGCGGTTAGCACCATCGAGTGCTACTCAGCATGATGGAAAAGAGAACTTAAGTGGCCAGCATGATGTAGAAGGGGCAGAAGAAGATG AATCTCCTTTTGAGTTCCGTGCATTGGAGGTTACTCTGGAAGCAATCTGCAGTTTCCTTGATGCACGCACTACTGAGCTTGAGACCGATGCTTACCCAGCTTTGGATGAGTTGACATCCAAG ATCAGCAGCCGCAACTTGGATAGGGTACGTAAGTTAAAAAGCGGGATGACAAGATTGACCGCAAGGGTTCAGAAG GTGAGAGATGAGCTTGAACAATTATTGGATGACGACGATGACATGGCTGATCTTTATTTGTCTAGAAAGTTGGCTGGGGCATCTTCCCCTGTCAGTGGTTCTGGTGGACCAAATTGGTTCCCTGCCTCCCCAACTATTGGTTCAAAAATATCAAGAGCAAGCAGAGCCAGTGCAGCTACTGTGCATGGAAATGAGAATGATGTTGAAGAGCTAGAGATGTTGCTGGAG GCATATTTCATGCAAGTTGATGGCACATTAAACAAATTGACAACG TTGAGAGAGTACATCGATGACACGGAAGATTACATCAATATCCAG CTAGAGTTATTCTTGAGTTCTGGTACCGTCTGTCTGTCGCTGTACTCATTAGTTGCTGGAGTCTTTGGTATGAATATTCCGTATACCTGGAATGACGGCCACGGATACATCTTCAAATGG GTGGTTCTTGTATCAGGGCTTTTTTGTGCCTTTATATTTGTCTCCATTGTTGCTTACGCACGACACAAGGGGCTCGTCGGATCCTGA
- the LOC100283487 gene encoding Magnesium transporter MRS2-I isoform 2 (isoform 2 is encoded by transcript variant 2), which translates to MAAAGAGTGSEGKKRGASRSWILLDAAGEEQLLDADKYAIMRRVDINARDLRILDPLLSYPSTILGRERAIVLNLEHIKAIITSNEVLLRDPSDENVIPVVEELHRRLAPSSATQHDGKENLSGQHDVEGAEEDESPFEFRALEVTLEAICSFLDARTTELETDAYPALDELTSKISSRNLDRVRKLKSGMTRLTARVQKVRDELEQLLDDDDDMADLYLSRKLAGASSPVSGSGGPNWFPASPTIGSKISRASRASAATVHGNENDVEELEMLLEAYFMQVDGTLNKLTTLREYIDDTEDYINIQLDNHRNQLIQLELFLSSGTVCLSLYSLVAGVFGMNIPYTWNDGHGYIFKWGFFVPLYLSPLLLTHDTRGSSDPE; encoded by the exons ATGGCTGCGGCGGGGGCAGGGACCGGGAGCGAGGGGAAGAAGCGGGGCGCGTCGCGGAGCTGGATCCTGCTCGACGCGGCCGGGGAGGAGCAGCTGCTGGACGCCGATAAGTACGCCATCATGCGCCGCGTCGACATCAACGCGCGCGACCTCCGCATCCTCGACCCGCTGCTATCCTACCCCTCCACAATCCTCGGGCGCGAGCGTGCCATCGTCCTCAATCTCGAG CATATAAAGGCGATCATCACTTCCAACGAG GTTCTGCTTAGGGATCCTTCTGATGAGAATGTAATCCCTGTAGTAGAGGAGCTCCATAGGCGGTTAGCACCATCGAGTGCTACTCAGCATGATGGAAAAGAGAACTTAAGTGGCCAGCATGATGTAGAAGGGGCAGAAGAAGATG AATCTCCTTTTGAGTTCCGTGCATTGGAGGTTACTCTGGAAGCAATCTGCAGTTTCCTTGATGCACGCACTACTGAGCTTGAGACCGATGCTTACCCAGCTTTGGATGAGTTGACATCCAAG ATCAGCAGCCGCAACTTGGATAGGGTACGTAAGTTAAAAAGCGGGATGACAAGATTGACCGCAAGGGTTCAGAAG GTGAGAGATGAGCTTGAACAATTATTGGATGACGACGATGACATGGCTGATCTTTATTTGTCTAGAAAGTTGGCTGGGGCATCTTCCCCTGTCAGTGGTTCTGGTGGACCAAATTGGTTCCCTGCCTCCCCAACTATTGGTTCAAAAATATCAAGAGCAAGCAGAGCCAGTGCAGCTACTGTGCATGGAAATGAGAATGATGTTGAAGAGCTAGAGATGTTGCTGGAG GCATATTTCATGCAAGTTGATGGCACATTAAACAAATTGACAACG TTGAGAGAGTACATCGATGACACGGAAGATTACATCAATATCCAG CTTGATAACCACCGTAATCAGTTGATTCAG CTAGAGTTATTCTTGAGTTCTGGTACCGTCTGTCTGTCGCTGTACTCATTAGTTGCTGGAGTCTTTGGTATGAATATTCCGTATACCTGGAATGACGGCCACGGATACATCTTCAAATGG GGCTTTTTTGTGCCTTTATATTTGTCTCCATTGTTGCTTACGCACGACACAAGGGGCTCGTCGGATCCTGAATAG
- the LOC100283487 gene encoding magnesium transporter MRS2-I isoform X3, with protein sequence MAAAGAGTGSEGKKRGASRSWILLDAAGEEQLLDADKYAIMRRVDINARDLRILDPLLSYPSTILGRERAIVLNLEHIKAIITSNEVLLRDPSDENVIPVVEELHRRLAPSSATQHDGKENLSGQHDVEGAEEDESPFEFRALEVTLEAICSFLDARTTELETDAYPALDELTSKISSRNLDRVRKLKSGMTRLTARVQKVRDELEQLLDDDDDMADLYLSRKLAGASSPVSGSGGPNWFPASPTIGSKISRASRASAATVHGNENDVEELEMLLEAYFMQVDGTLNKLTTLREYIDDTEDYINIQLELFLSSGTVCLSLYSLVAGVFGMNIPYTWNDGHGYIFKWGFFVPLYLSPLLLTHDTRGSSDPE encoded by the exons ATGGCTGCGGCGGGGGCAGGGACCGGGAGCGAGGGGAAGAAGCGGGGCGCGTCGCGGAGCTGGATCCTGCTCGACGCGGCCGGGGAGGAGCAGCTGCTGGACGCCGATAAGTACGCCATCATGCGCCGCGTCGACATCAACGCGCGCGACCTCCGCATCCTCGACCCGCTGCTATCCTACCCCTCCACAATCCTCGGGCGCGAGCGTGCCATCGTCCTCAATCTCGAG CATATAAAGGCGATCATCACTTCCAACGAG GTTCTGCTTAGGGATCCTTCTGATGAGAATGTAATCCCTGTAGTAGAGGAGCTCCATAGGCGGTTAGCACCATCGAGTGCTACTCAGCATGATGGAAAAGAGAACTTAAGTGGCCAGCATGATGTAGAAGGGGCAGAAGAAGATG AATCTCCTTTTGAGTTCCGTGCATTGGAGGTTACTCTGGAAGCAATCTGCAGTTTCCTTGATGCACGCACTACTGAGCTTGAGACCGATGCTTACCCAGCTTTGGATGAGTTGACATCCAAG ATCAGCAGCCGCAACTTGGATAGGGTACGTAAGTTAAAAAGCGGGATGACAAGATTGACCGCAAGGGTTCAGAAG GTGAGAGATGAGCTTGAACAATTATTGGATGACGACGATGACATGGCTGATCTTTATTTGTCTAGAAAGTTGGCTGGGGCATCTTCCCCTGTCAGTGGTTCTGGTGGACCAAATTGGTTCCCTGCCTCCCCAACTATTGGTTCAAAAATATCAAGAGCAAGCAGAGCCAGTGCAGCTACTGTGCATGGAAATGAGAATGATGTTGAAGAGCTAGAGATGTTGCTGGAG GCATATTTCATGCAAGTTGATGGCACATTAAACAAATTGACAACG TTGAGAGAGTACATCGATGACACGGAAGATTACATCAATATCCAG CTAGAGTTATTCTTGAGTTCTGGTACCGTCTGTCTGTCGCTGTACTCATTAGTTGCTGGAGTCTTTGGTATGAATATTCCGTATACCTGGAATGACGGCCACGGATACATCTTCAAATGG GGCTTTTTTGTGCCTTTATATTTGTCTCCATTGTTGCTTACGCACGACACAAGGGGCTCGTCGGATCCTGAATAG